A single region of the Chryseobacterium culicis genome encodes:
- a CDS encoding zinc-dependent metalloprotease yields the protein MKNYRLALYLGLAMASPMAIAQKKDKDTVKVNKEKTDKTETSSSKKTKKIEDLIKKGTYKKGLFNTIQVKTDIYFEIPDSLMGRQFLVVNKLSQVPMQVNEAGLNKGMNYENKVISFHRDPVAKKVWVKTVVPKVSSPKNDAITKSVKDNFSESVIEVFDIEAQNSDSTAVAIKVNKVFDGNQKSFNDVLANVGLGGSVKSSLSYIEGVKTFPKNLVVKSQLSTSVNEGGVDLPVTLGVTTNLVLLSKIPMRPRVANSRVGFFSEKHWSFNDNQQKMDEKFFITKWNLEPKDEDKEKYLRGELVEPKKPIVYYIDPATPKQWREKIIAGVHDWQAAFEQAGFKNAVIAKMPDEKDEDFDIDDVRYSVITYAASPKSNAMGPSVVDPRSGEIIEADIIWWHNVMTSLHDWMRIQTGPIDPKARGNKFSDEHMGEAIRFVSSHEVGHTFGLKHNMGASFAFPVESLRSKEFTDKMGGTAPSIMDYARYNYVAQPEDGVTAITPKIGLYDKYAIDWGYRWYPDEFVEKKALKNLIEKHEDDPMYFYGEQQSYLETIDPRSQSEDLGDDAMKASEYGMKNLKVVINNLLKWTYEDGKEYTDAGKLYLGVIGQWDLYTGHVMANVGGIYLNHTVFGNKKKAYEAVPADIQRRAVDYLVNNAINLPEWLFFNPITEKTYPVKDSPMGPFEQTPYTTARGMQYANIYSLFMDDRLLRLLENELKHQMSGSKEEIYTVENLFDQVRTAIFSKKGSLTMLEKMTQKNYVDALIVSVNKLFEKTAVKGLKTDNTLNIPTICNFHEDDHGLRNINYSSMKRVSEVTTYKRAELQKVLDLLNRTRYRGDDASRAHYTDLIIRIQEALNK from the coding sequence ATGAAGAATTACAGACTCGCACTGTATCTTGGCCTTGCTATGGCTTCACCAATGGCAATAGCACAGAAAAAAGATAAAGATACGGTAAAGGTCAACAAAGAAAAAACGGATAAGACAGAGACATCCTCATCAAAGAAAACAAAAAAAATTGAAGACCTGATTAAAAAGGGAACCTATAAAAAGGGACTCTTTAATACCATTCAGGTAAAAACGGATATTTATTTTGAGATCCCGGACAGTTTGATGGGACGTCAGTTTTTGGTGGTTAACAAACTTTCGCAGGTACCCATGCAGGTAAACGAAGCAGGTTTGAACAAAGGAATGAATTATGAAAATAAGGTCATCTCCTTTCACCGTGATCCTGTAGCTAAAAAAGTATGGGTGAAAACTGTGGTTCCTAAAGTGTCATCCCCAAAAAATGATGCCATTACAAAATCTGTGAAAGACAATTTTTCAGAATCTGTAATTGAGGTCTTTGATATTGAGGCACAAAACAGTGACTCTACAGCTGTGGCAATTAAAGTCAACAAAGTTTTTGATGGAAATCAAAAGAGCTTTAATGATGTTCTTGCCAATGTAGGATTGGGAGGATCTGTGAAATCAAGTCTTTCTTATATAGAAGGAGTGAAGACATTTCCTAAAAACCTTGTGGTGAAGTCTCAATTGTCTACTTCTGTAAATGAAGGTGGAGTAGATCTGCCGGTAACATTGGGGGTTACTACCAATCTTGTTCTGCTTTCTAAAATACCGATGAGACCAAGAGTAGCTAATTCAAGAGTAGGATTTTTCTCCGAAAAACACTGGTCGTTTAATGACAATCAGCAGAAAATGGATGAAAAGTTTTTCATTACCAAATGGAATCTTGAACCCAAAGATGAAGATAAAGAAAAATATTTAAGAGGAGAGCTGGTAGAGCCTAAGAAGCCTATTGTTTATTATATAGACCCGGCAACTCCAAAACAATGGCGTGAAAAAATCATTGCCGGAGTACATGACTGGCAGGCGGCGTTTGAGCAGGCAGGATTCAAAAATGCAGTGATTGCGAAAATGCCGGATGAGAAAGATGAAGATTTTGATATTGATGATGTAAGATATTCTGTGATTACTTATGCCGCTTCGCCAAAGTCAAATGCAATGGGTCCATCAGTGGTAGATCCGAGAAGTGGGGAAATTATCGAAGCAGATATCATCTGGTGGCATAATGTAATGACTTCTCTTCATGACTGGATGAGAATTCAGACAGGACCTATCGATCCGAAAGCAAGAGGTAATAAATTCAGTGATGAACATATGGGTGAAGCTATCCGTTTTGTTTCATCTCATGAAGTAGGACATACTTTTGGACTGAAGCACAACATGGGAGCATCCTTTGCATTCCCGGTAGAGTCGCTTCGTTCAAAAGAATTTACAGACAAAATGGGTGGTACGGCACCTTCCATTATGGATTATGCACGTTACAATTACGTAGCTCAGCCGGAGGATGGTGTTACCGCTATCACTCCGAAAATTGGTCTTTACGATAAATATGCCATAGACTGGGGTTACCGTTGGTATCCGGATGAATTTGTTGAGAAAAAAGCGCTGAAAAACTTAATTGAAAAGCACGAAGATGACCCGATGTATTTCTATGGTGAGCAGCAGAGTTACCTGGAGACCATCGATCCGCGTTCGCAGTCTGAAGATTTAGGGGATGATGCGATGAAAGCCAGTGAGTACGGAATGAAAAATCTGAAAGTGGTTATTAATAATCTCTTGAAATGGACCTATGAAGATGGTAAAGAATATACAGATGCCGGCAAACTGTATCTGGGAGTTATCGGTCAATGGGATCTGTATACAGGTCATGTGATGGCGAATGTAGGAGGAATTTACCTGAATCATACTGTTTTTGGCAACAAGAAAAAGGCGTATGAAGCAGTTCCTGCAGACATTCAGAGAAGAGCTGTTGATTACCTTGTTAACAATGCGATCAACCTTCCGGAATGGTTATTCTTTAATCCGATTACTGAAAAAACATATCCGGTTAAAGACTCACCTATGGGACCATTCGAACAGACTCCATATACCACAGCAAGAGGAATGCAGTATGCAAATATCTACTCTTTGTTTATGGATGATAGGCTGCTGAGGTTGCTTGAAAATGAGTTAAAACATCAGATGTCCGGTTCGAAAGAAGAAATCTACACGGTAGAGAATTTATTTGATCAGGTAAGAACAGCTATTTTCAGTAAAAAAGGAAGCCTGACGATGCTTGAAAAGATGACTCAGAAAAATTATGTGGATGCCCTGATCGTTTCTGTGAACAAATTATTTGAAAAAACAGCAGTGAAAGGATTGAAAACAGATAATACCCTGAATATCCCGACCATCTGTAATTTCCATGAAGATGATCATGGTCTTAGGAATATCAATTATTCATCTATGAAAAGAGTATCTGAAGTCACTACCTATAAGAGGGCGGAACTTCAGAAGGTTCTGGACTTACTGAACAGAACAAGATACAGAGGTGATGATGCTTCCAGAGCGCATTACACAGATTTAATCATTCGTATTCAAGAGGCTTTAAACAAATAA
- a CDS encoding exo-beta-N-acetylmuramidase NamZ domain-containing protein: MNLDFKIKNLLLICLIFLGVFNQYYSQTQVQPDFKTGADQPEMYLPLLKDKTIGIVTNQTGLMNDRTHLVDFLVKNGIKIKSIFAPEHGFRGDADAGAKVKNGVDVKTGIPIVSLYGNNKKPKPEQLAGIDIVIFDIQDVGVRFYTYISTLSYLMEAGAENNVEIMVLDRPNPHDGYTDGPVLRKKWTSFVGLHEVPVVYGLTIGEYGKMVSGEKWLKNGVQAKYTLIPMKNYHKKQRYPMLDKPSPNLPNDKAINLYPSLCFFEGTQVSVGRGTDLPFQIYGSPWTESLPYQFTPKPSYGAKDPFLNGKLCYGENLSGYPNDLRELNLEWVIKAYQNYKNPQQDFFLKNLWFDTLSGTDELRKQIIAGKSISAIKDSWKKDLESFEKIRTRYVVYED; encoded by the coding sequence ATGAATTTAGATTTCAAAATTAAAAATTTACTTCTGATTTGCCTAATTTTTTTAGGAGTATTCAACCAATATTATTCTCAGACTCAAGTTCAACCGGATTTTAAAACCGGAGCAGACCAGCCTGAAATGTATTTACCCCTGTTAAAAGATAAAACGATAGGGATCGTTACCAATCAGACGGGCTTGATGAATGACAGAACTCATTTGGTAGATTTTCTGGTAAAAAACGGGATTAAAATAAAATCTATTTTTGCTCCTGAACATGGCTTCAGAGGGGATGCCGATGCCGGGGCAAAAGTGAAAAACGGAGTAGATGTGAAAACTGGAATTCCTATTGTTTCTCTGTATGGCAATAATAAAAAACCAAAGCCGGAACAGCTTGCCGGAATTGATATTGTCATTTTTGATATCCAGGATGTTGGAGTAAGATTCTATACTTATATTTCCACGTTGTCTTATCTGATGGAAGCAGGAGCGGAAAATAATGTGGAGATCATGGTACTGGACCGTCCCAATCCACATGATGGATATACCGATGGCCCTGTATTGAGGAAAAAATGGACAAGTTTTGTAGGGCTGCACGAAGTTCCTGTTGTTTACGGACTTACCATAGGAGAGTATGGAAAGATGGTAAGCGGAGAAAAATGGTTGAAAAATGGGGTTCAAGCTAAATACACGCTTATTCCAATGAAGAACTATCATAAAAAGCAGCGTTATCCAATGCTTGATAAGCCTTCTCCTAATTTACCCAATGATAAAGCAATCAATTTATACCCGAGTTTGTGCTTTTTTGAAGGAACTCAGGTTTCTGTAGGAAGAGGAACAGATCTTCCTTTTCAGATTTATGGTTCTCCATGGACGGAAAGTCTGCCGTATCAGTTTACGCCAAAACCAAGCTATGGTGCTAAAGATCCCTTCCTGAATGGGAAGTTATGTTATGGTGAAAATCTCTCCGGTTATCCTAATGATTTAAGAGAATTAAATCTTGAATGGGTTATCAAAGCTTATCAGAATTATAAAAATCCTCAGCAGGATTTCTTCCTGAAAAACCTGTGGTTCGATACCTTATCAGGAACTGATGAATTAAGAAAACAGATCATCGCCGGAAAATCAATTTCAGCAATTAAAGATTCATGGAAAAAGGATCTTGAAAGTTTCGAAAAGATCAGAACCCGATATGTGGTGTACGAAGATTAA
- a CDS encoding histidine kinase — MIINFKHALSKKSIYITALSACLIAVAAFAILSLLITEDSRKNTDDFAKKTFFRKYESIEHEFRNIEDYQYLLRALIQKDGLKNYKDYSLVLNDLNKKRNLLPYSWYYYENRYSGKSESNNPLSDIFKNTDHTAKPIVIRNNGPGHFKDLLITKKDSMYWVSYDSLVLPDKNKLYYGSTVSLDDLHQYFINVDKSSNTYAYVFTKEGICITHPEKKYIGKNIFDFTDIKPNDTLASKTDVGYTKGTAVSEYLGVEVTRFIKPLKTDNFEGYTVVNHVNFIIDENISKIKTYTVYIFLAALFLIVTVFILFQRVTSLAYQEKEKIQSEKNLLLIENEKMHKAEVINQLQQLKNNINPHFLFNSLNSLYMLIGINKENAQKFTMNLSKIYRYLIVPPKENIVPVSQEIKFIQQYMELLKSRFDEEMRFELIINAPESLEKRIPYLSLQIVTENATKHNIATIDQPLEIIIIVDKDGITVKNTWQPKTEPVQGEKFGIDYLNQVYGYFKNNLLHISVDGEYFIFFLPLME, encoded by the coding sequence TTGATTATTAATTTTAAGCACGCTTTATCCAAAAAGTCCATTTATATTACCGCTTTGTCTGCCTGCCTGATTGCTGTGGCAGCATTTGCTATTCTTAGTCTTTTGATCACAGAAGACAGCCGGAAAAATACCGATGATTTTGCCAAGAAAACATTCTTCAGGAAATATGAATCTATAGAACATGAATTCAGAAATATTGAAGATTATCAGTATCTGCTTCGGGCACTGATCCAGAAAGATGGTCTGAAAAACTATAAGGATTATTCTTTGGTTTTGAATGATTTAAATAAAAAAAGAAACCTGTTGCCTTACAGCTGGTATTATTATGAAAACAGGTATTCAGGAAAGTCTGAGAGTAACAATCCCTTATCTGATATTTTCAAGAATACAGACCACACCGCAAAGCCCATTGTGATAAGAAATAATGGTCCGGGACATTTCAAAGACCTTTTGATTACCAAAAAAGACAGTATGTACTGGGTGAGCTATGATTCTTTGGTTCTGCCTGATAAAAACAAGTTGTATTATGGTTCTACGGTTAGTCTGGATGATCTCCATCAATATTTTATCAATGTAGACAAGAGTTCCAATACCTACGCTTATGTCTTTACCAAAGAAGGAATTTGTATTACCCATCCTGAGAAGAAATACATTGGCAAGAATATTTTTGACTTTACAGATATTAAGCCTAATGATACTTTGGCCAGCAAAACTGATGTGGGATATACCAAAGGAACAGCCGTTTCAGAATATCTGGGAGTTGAAGTAACACGTTTCATAAAACCTTTAAAGACTGATAATTTTGAAGGATATACTGTAGTGAATCATGTTAATTTTATTATTGATGAAAATATCAGTAAGATAAAAACGTATACTGTTTATATTTTTCTGGCAGCCCTGTTTCTTATTGTAACAGTCTTTATATTGTTTCAGAGGGTAACCAGTCTGGCTTACCAGGAAAAAGAGAAAATACAGTCTGAGAAGAATTTATTGCTGATAGAAAACGAAAAGATGCACAAAGCAGAAGTGATCAATCAGCTTCAGCAGCTTAAAAATAATATTAATCCTCATTTTCTGTTCAATTCATTGAACTCCCTTTATATGCTGATTGGGATTAATAAAGAAAATGCACAGAAATTTACCATGAACCTATCGAAGATTTACCGGTATCTTATAGTGCCTCCGAAAGAAAATATTGTTCCGGTTTCACAGGAAATAAAATTTATACAGCAGTATATGGAACTTCTGAAAAGCAGATTTGATGAAGAGATGAGGTTTGAACTGATTATTAATGCTCCTGAAAGCCTGGAAAAAAGAATTCCGTATTTATCCCTTCAGATTGTCACGGAAAATGCTACCAAACACAATATTGCAACGATAGACCAGCCTCTGGAAATTATCATTATTGTAGATAAAGACGGAATCACGGTAAAGAATACCTGGCAGCCTAAAACCGAACCGGTGCAAGGAGAGAAATTCGGAATTGATTATTTGAATCAGGTTTATGGGTATTTTAAGAATAATCTTCTTCATATTTCTGTAGATGGTGAATATTTCATATTTTTTTTGCCTTTAATGGAGTAA
- a CDS encoding DUF3575 domain-containing protein → MKYKLLAAGILAFLSTSTLSAQEQEQGGQDKSLYIKGNALFAPLGILNLGIEKQISPKYTLQGDVFISPWKSFGGHKLQFYSVSAEGRYYFTEAFKHWYVGANVSVAAYNATKWSYWNDSTFENWNGEILTNSNLYQKGFSVMLGITAGYQFQLSERWNLDIYGTVGTSQGFYKGYDKSTGKRYDSAENFNKSGEIIPYRGGVMISYKLK, encoded by the coding sequence ATGAAATATAAATTATTAGCAGCAGGCATTTTAGCTTTCCTGTCCACAAGTACATTGAGTGCTCAGGAACAGGAACAAGGAGGACAGGATAAAAGTTTATACATAAAAGGAAATGCTTTATTTGCTCCACTAGGTATTTTAAACCTTGGAATAGAAAAACAGATAAGTCCAAAATATACCCTTCAGGGAGACGTTTTCATTTCACCATGGAAATCTTTCGGTGGACATAAATTACAATTTTATTCTGTTTCTGCAGAAGGCAGGTACTACTTTACGGAGGCTTTCAAACATTGGTATGTAGGTGCTAACGTATCTGTAGCGGCTTACAATGCCACAAAATGGAGTTATTGGAATGACAGCACCTTTGAAAACTGGAATGGAGAAATCCTTACTAATTCCAATCTCTACCAAAAAGGATTCTCTGTAATGCTTGGGATTACTGCAGGATACCAATTTCAATTATCTGAGCGTTGGAATCTTGACATTTACGGAACGGTTGGAACATCACAAGGGTTTTATAAAGGATATGACAAATCCACAGGAAAACGTTATGACTCTGCTGAGAATTTCAATAAAAGCGGTGAAATCATCCCATACAGAGGAGGTGTAATGATTTCTTACAAATTAAAATAA
- a CDS encoding SusC/RagA family TonB-linked outer membrane protein codes for MKKTLILLPLLAANIAMAQQKKTITGKIEDSNTSHIITGASIKIETQSVSTKTELAGIIESVSVGTVTDKDGKFILEIPEDTKTVLVSYPGYESRVIQLNEGQTNYTIRLTSEISDKNKIQEVIITGYQKIEKRKQTSAVSTVKMDNISQAGVASVDQMLAGQIAGVAVTPETGAPGSPAKIRIRGTASLSGPQDPLWVIDGLPLEGNDVPNFTDKDNIDQLQNFSIAGLNPNDIEDITILKDAAATAIYGARAANGVISITTKKGKKGSLKLNFSADTFVTSRPDFDKLNLLNASEKVDLELMLAKRADLTYRADKGEVMRILTQNSQLEAFRNGGFDALNSFTRQQINGLRNNNTDWGKLLYRNAINKQYGLSVSGGSDRADYYFSLGYYDEEGTTIGTGFKRYNLTLKNNYKLSDKLNAGISIFGTQSERTSFVTDADASINPVNYSRNANPYLKPFNADGSYNYDKDMDGFEDRYIPFNFLEERENTNYSLKNNSLKAILDLEYKASKSLRFTSQLGLQYDANKTEKFAAENTYFTRKMKENTRYYKDGKYNYFLPAGAVKQNWDNDFFQYNWKLQAAYSTKINSKHEIDLMAGTEIRKTEDNTTITRAFGYDPKTRRATAIVFPNSGFAADKRYETYREAAPIENAYASMFATASYTYDQKYTFFGSVRYDGTNLFGVNKKYKYLPIWALSGSWLVTKEDFMKNISAVSNLRLRASYGLQGNIDRNTSPFFIGEYNDATILPGIKEGVINVISPPNDKLRWEKTTNTNVGLDLGLFNNRVSLTADVYSRKGTDMISMKETPLETGFEYTMMNWGSLTNKGFELAISTRNINHDNFKWTTTINFAHNKSRVLSEQPRDNAFLPSREGLPVNAVFALKTAGMDEHGNPLFWKGDQKISAAEFFKLYDVYADFLPGQLVDTKLSNAELRSLFTYVGDRDPKFTGGIINTFKVSNFDLTISATFNLKQTVMRTPSYRGMELDRGRNYTRDIYEAGGSLPGITSPDMDANPDGWMANKWFASNRSSAYNLLDVWAKEISYIRISSIRLGYTLPKEFTNPMGISSLRLSVEGRNLFVFSNGYKGYFDPETYGNIYAQPITKSVTVGFNVSF; via the coding sequence ATGAAAAAAACTCTAATACTTTTACCTCTTTTGGCTGCTAATATAGCAATGGCCCAGCAAAAGAAAACCATCACCGGGAAAATAGAAGATTCCAATACTTCACATATTATTACCGGTGCATCTATAAAAATTGAGACACAGTCCGTCTCTACAAAAACAGAATTAGCAGGAATTATCGAAAGTGTATCAGTAGGTACAGTAACAGATAAGGACGGAAAATTCATTCTGGAAATTCCTGAAGATACAAAAACAGTCTTGGTAAGTTATCCAGGTTACGAATCCAGAGTAATTCAGCTTAATGAAGGACAAACCAACTATACCATCAGACTGACTTCTGAGATTTCAGATAAAAATAAAATCCAGGAAGTTATCATTACCGGATATCAGAAAATTGAAAAACGTAAGCAGACCTCAGCGGTTTCTACCGTGAAAATGGATAACATCAGTCAGGCTGGTGTTGCCAGTGTAGACCAGATGCTGGCAGGGCAGATTGCCGGTGTGGCTGTAACTCCTGAAACGGGAGCGCCCGGAAGTCCTGCAAAGATCAGAATCAGAGGTACAGCTTCTCTTTCCGGTCCTCAGGATCCACTATGGGTAATCGATGGTCTTCCATTGGAAGGAAATGATGTTCCGAACTTTACGGATAAAGATAATATTGACCAGCTTCAGAACTTCTCTATTGCAGGATTGAACCCTAATGATATTGAAGATATTACGATTCTTAAAGATGCGGCTGCAACTGCAATTTACGGAGCAAGAGCAGCAAACGGAGTTATTTCCATTACAACCAAAAAAGGAAAAAAAGGAAGTCTGAAACTGAACTTTTCAGCAGATACTTTTGTGACATCACGTCCTGATTTTGATAAACTGAACCTTCTGAATGCTTCTGAAAAAGTAGATCTGGAACTGATGCTTGCCAAGCGTGCCGATCTTACCTACCGTGCCGATAAAGGAGAAGTAATGAGAATTCTGACTCAGAATAGTCAGCTTGAGGCTTTCAGAAACGGAGGTTTTGATGCACTGAATTCCTTCACACGACAGCAAATTAACGGTCTGAGAAATAACAATACAGACTGGGGTAAACTGTTATACAGGAATGCCATCAACAAACAATATGGATTAAGTGTTTCCGGAGGAAGTGACAGAGCAGATTACTATTTCTCCCTGGGATACTATGATGAAGAAGGAACAACTATCGGTACAGGGTTTAAACGTTATAACCTGACTTTAAAAAACAATTATAAATTAAGCGATAAGTTAAATGCAGGAATCTCTATTTTCGGAACGCAGAGTGAACGTACATCTTTTGTAACGGATGCTGATGCTTCAATCAACCCGGTTAATTATTCAAGAAATGCCAATCCTTATCTGAAACCTTTCAATGCAGACGGAAGCTACAATTATGATAAAGATATGGATGGTTTTGAAGACCGCTATATTCCTTTCAATTTCCTTGAAGAAAGAGAGAATACAAACTATTCACTGAAGAATAACTCTTTGAAAGCGATTTTAGATTTAGAATATAAAGCTTCCAAAAGTTTAAGATTTACCTCTCAGTTAGGTCTTCAGTATGATGCTAATAAAACAGAAAAGTTTGCAGCAGAGAATACCTACTTCACCAGAAAAATGAAAGAAAATACCCGTTATTACAAAGACGGTAAATACAATTACTTTCTGCCAGCGGGTGCTGTAAAACAAAATTGGGATAATGATTTCTTCCAGTACAACTGGAAATTGCAGGCTGCGTACAGTACAAAGATCAATTCAAAACATGAAATTGATTTGATGGCTGGTACAGAAATCCGTAAAACGGAGGATAATACAACGATCACGAGAGCTTTCGGATATGATCCCAAAACCAGAAGAGCTACGGCAATTGTTTTCCCGAATTCAGGTTTTGCAGCAGATAAAAGATATGAAACGTACCGTGAAGCCGCTCCTATAGAGAATGCTTATGCTTCTATGTTTGCCACAGCATCTTATACATACGATCAGAAATATACATTCTTCGGAAGTGTAAGATATGACGGGACCAACCTGTTCGGGGTGAATAAAAAATATAAATACCTTCCAATATGGGCACTTTCAGGATCATGGCTGGTGACGAAGGAAGATTTTATGAAAAATATTTCTGCAGTATCTAACCTTAGACTGAGAGCTTCTTACGGTCTTCAGGGGAATATCGACAGAAATACATCGCCTTTCTTTATTGGAGAATACAATGATGCAACAATTCTTCCGGGAATAAAAGAAGGAGTCATCAATGTTATCAGCCCTCCGAATGATAAATTGAGATGGGAAAAAACTACCAATACTAACGTTGGTCTTGATTTAGGATTGTTCAATAACCGTGTAAGCCTTACCGCTGATGTTTACAGCAGAAAAGGTACGGATATGATCAGTATGAAAGAAACTCCTCTTGAAACAGGGTTTGAATACACGATGATGAACTGGGGAAGCCTGACCAACAAAGGTTTTGAATTGGCAATATCTACCAGAAATATCAATCATGATAATTTCAAATGGACGACTACGATCAACTTTGCACACAACAAGAGTAGAGTATTGAGCGAGCAACCCCGTGATAATGCTTTCCTTCCTTCAAGAGAAGGCCTGCCTGTAAATGCTGTTTTTGCTTTGAAAACCGCAGGAATGGATGAACATGGAAACCCATTGTTCTGGAAAGGGGATCAAAAGATTTCTGCAGCAGAATTCTTTAAATTATATGATGTATATGCAGATTTCCTTCCGGGACAGCTTGTGGATACAAAACTTTCAAACGCTGAGCTGAGAAGCCTGTTTACGTACGTTGGAGACAGAGATCCGAAGTTTACCGGAGGTATTATCAACACTTTTAAGGTAAGTAATTTTGATCTTACCATCTCTGCAACATTCAATCTGAAGCAGACGGTAATGAGAACGCCTTCTTACCGAGGTATGGAGCTGGACAGAGGAAGAAACTATACAAGAGATATCTATGAAGCAGGAGGTTCGCTTCCTGGAATTACAAGTCCTGATATGGATGCTAACCCGGACGGATGGATGGCCAATAAATGGTTTGCAAGCAACCGTTCCAGTGCATACAATCTGCTTGATGTATGGGCAAAAGAGATAAGCTATATAAGAATCAGCAGCATCCGTTTAGGCTATACACTTCCGAAAGAATTTACCAATCCTATGGGAATCAGTAGTTTGAGACTGAGTGTAGAAGGGCGTAATCTGTTTGTATTCAGTAACGGATATAAAGGATATTTCGATCCGGAAACATATGGTAATATTTATGCACAGCCTATCACCAAGTCGGTAACAGTAGGATTTAATGTTTCTTTTTAA
- a CDS encoding thioredoxin family protein produces MKKIISGISIFCAIAISAQESIKFQELPFKDIIAKAKKEKKLVFIDAYASWCGPCKMMEKNVFTQKAVSDYYNTNFINARFDMEKGEGRDIASQFGVRSYPTYLFLNGEGELVSRNTGYMEESMFVAMAQDINSPGNKKGSLKDRFASGEKDPEFLINIMKLNANTDYEFAKKASERYFQNKKKTEELTKDEIGFLLYFVKSSEDTNYSVFASRKAEIVKFLPEETYTEFDAQLKLGKIVEQSIDDKNKKINDDYFMKAAEPLVGKEAAVKKLNQTKLSYYEQNTNFPEYEKAALDYYKNSDTFDPNELLRAAWIFADHVKTLSSLKKATEWAEKSVMRSETSENTYILAKLYNLTGNKEMAKNYAEMSKNMAVQGNKDSQLADELLKQIK; encoded by the coding sequence ATGAAGAAGATCATCTCCGGGATATCTATTTTTTGTGCCATCGCTATCTCTGCTCAGGAATCCATCAAGTTTCAGGAGCTGCCATTCAAAGATATTATTGCAAAAGCCAAAAAAGAAAAGAAATTGGTTTTTATTGATGCATATGCTTCCTGGTGTGGACCATGCAAAATGATGGAAAAAAATGTTTTCACTCAAAAAGCGGTCAGCGATTATTACAATACCAACTTCATTAATGCAAGATTTGACATGGAAAAAGGAGAAGGCAGAGATATTGCTTCTCAATTCGGGGTACGTTCCTATCCTACTTATCTTTTCCTGAATGGTGAAGGAGAGCTTGTTTCCAGAAACACAGGATATATGGAAGAAAGCATGTTTGTGGCAATGGCTCAGGATATCAATTCACCCGGAAATAAAAAGGGATCTCTTAAAGACCGTTTTGCCAGTGGTGAAAAAGACCCGGAATTTCTTATTAATATCATGAAGCTGAACGCTAATACAGATTATGAATTTGCAAAAAAAGCGTCAGAAAGATATTTCCAGAATAAAAAGAAGACTGAAGAATTGACAAAAGATGAAATTGGTTTTCTTCTCTATTTCGTAAAATCATCGGAAGATACCAATTACAGTGTTTTTGCCTCCAGAAAGGCGGAGATTGTTAAGTTCCTTCCTGAAGAAACATACACCGAATTTGATGCTCAGCTCAAATTGGGAAAAATAGTAGAACAGTCTATTGATGATAAAAATAAAAAAATCAACGATGACTATTTCATGAAAGCTGCCGAACCATTGGTAGGAAAAGAAGCTGCTGTAAAAAAACTGAATCAGACTAAGCTTAGCTATTATGAACAAAATACCAATTTTCCTGAGTACGAAAAAGCGGCTTTAGATTATTATAAAAATTCTGACACCTTTGATCCTAATGAGCTTCTAAGAGCAGCATGGATATTTGCAGATCATGTGAAAACACTCTCTTCATTAAAGAAAGCTACTGAATGGGCAGAAAAATCTGTCATGAGAAGCGAAACGTCAGAAAACACTTATATTCTTGCCAAACTCTACAATCTTACAGGAAATAAAGAGATGGCAAAAAACTACGCTGAAATGTCTAAAAATATGGCAGTTCAGGGCAATAAGGATTCTCAATTGGCAGATGAACTATTAAAGCAAATAAAATAA